The proteins below come from a single Chryseobacterium capnotolerans genomic window:
- a CDS encoding DegT/DnrJ/EryC1/StrS family aminotransferase — MIKFLDLQKINLEYQQEIEAKLIDVFRSGWYLMGKELSNFETNLSDYIGAKHAIGVANGLDALRLILRGYIELGVMNPGDEIIVPSNTYIASILAISDNGLVPVLVEPEINTYNIDISKIKEKITSKTKGILLVHLQGRVVFSDQLREIARQYHLKIIEDNAQAIGAEWDGIKSGNLGDAAGFSFYPGKNLGALGDAGAVTTNDDDLAKAIRALANYGSNQKYVNIYKGLNSRLDEIQAAVLDIKLKYIDRENEVRRAIAQRFTNEITHPEIILPEYPENEKEHVWHVFVIRSSKRDELQAYLTENGVQTLIHYPIPPHKQEAYKEWEQLSFPISEKIHQEVLSLPISSVMNEEDITTIIKAINKF, encoded by the coding sequence ATGATTAAATTTTTAGATCTTCAGAAAATTAATTTAGAATACCAACAGGAAATAGAGGCTAAACTCATTGATGTTTTCCGTTCCGGATGGTACTTGATGGGAAAAGAGCTTTCAAATTTTGAAACGAACCTTTCCGATTATATTGGTGCAAAACATGCCATTGGAGTAGCTAATGGTCTGGATGCCCTTCGTCTTATTCTTCGAGGCTATATAGAATTGGGAGTGATGAATCCCGGCGATGAAATTATTGTTCCCTCCAATACTTATATTGCTTCTATTCTCGCCATTTCCGATAACGGATTAGTTCCCGTTTTGGTAGAACCGGAAATCAATACTTATAATATTGACATTTCTAAAATTAAAGAAAAAATTACGTCTAAAACAAAAGGTATTCTGCTTGTTCATTTACAAGGAAGAGTTGTTTTTTCAGATCAGCTTAGGGAAATTGCTCGTCAATATCATCTTAAAATCATTGAAGATAATGCCCAGGCCATTGGTGCTGAATGGGATGGTATAAAATCCGGAAATCTTGGAGATGCAGCCGGGTTCAGTTTCTATCCTGGTAAAAACCTTGGAGCTTTGGGAGATGCAGGAGCAGTAACAACCAATGATGATGATCTGGCTAAAGCCATCAGAGCATTGGCAAACTATGGTTCCAATCAGAAATATGTCAATATTTATAAAGGATTAAACTCCAGATTGGATGAAATTCAGGCTGCCGTTTTGGATATTAAGCTTAAATATATTGATCGTGAAAATGAAGTAAGGAGAGCTATTGCCCAACGTTTCACCAATGAAATTACACATCCTGAAATCATCCTTCCTGAATATCCCGAAAATGAAAAAGAGCATGTATGGCATGTTTTTGTAATCAGATCATCAAAAAGAGATGAACTTCAGGCCTATCTTACGGAAAATGGAGTTCAAACCCTAATCCACTACCCTATTCCACCTCACAAACAGGAAGCTTATAAGGAATGGGAACAACTTTCGTTTCCCATCAGTGAAAAAATACATCAGGAAGTTCTAAGTCTTCCTATATCTTCTGTAATGAACGAGGAAGATATAACGACGATCATTAAAGCTATAAACAAGTTCTAA
- a CDS encoding glycosyltransferase: MKISVALCTYNGEKYIAEQLESILKQEKSVYEIIICDDGSTDDTLRIITHYENQFPEIIKVYQNSENLGYIGNFEKAMSLCTGDLICLCDQDDRWFTNKTAAIAEIFEKHPHIDIVCHNIKLFGEAIDPSEPITYWDLDSTHPNTLTQPQDIIKRILYQGNIFPGMSMAIRNTF; this comes from the coding sequence ATGAAAATATCCGTGGCCCTCTGTACCTATAACGGGGAAAAATATATCGCAGAACAGCTGGAAAGTATTCTCAAGCAGGAAAAATCTGTCTACGAAATCATCATCTGTGATGATGGTTCTACCGATGATACATTAAGGATTATTACTCATTATGAAAATCAGTTTCCGGAGATCATTAAAGTATATCAGAATTCGGAGAACCTAGGTTATATAGGTAATTTTGAAAAAGCGATGAGCCTTTGTACCGGAGACCTTATTTGTCTTTGTGATCAAGATGACCGATGGTTTACCAATAAAACCGCTGCAATTGCTGAAATTTTTGAAAAGCACCCTCATATTGATATTGTATGCCATAACATTAAACTTTTTGGCGAGGCAATTGATCCTTCGGAGCCAATTACCTATTGGGACCTGGATTCAACCCATCCAAATACATTAACACAGCCTCAAGATATTATCAAAAGGATCTTATATCAGGGTAATATATTCCCGGGTATGAGTATGGCCATCAGAAATACTTTTTGA
- a CDS encoding acyltransferase produces the protein MDYKKHPLADVQSENIGAETMIWQFCVILKNAKIGSNCNINCNVFIENDVVIGDNVTIKPGVQVWDGVTLEDNVFIGPNVTFTNDLIPRSKQYPIEFSKTLVKKGASIGANATIIAGNTIGENALIGAGSVITKDVPPNTVWFGNPAKQKGTIINGEITYTNTHD, from the coding sequence ATGGATTATAAAAAACACCCTTTGGCCGACGTCCAATCTGAGAATATTGGTGCAGAAACAATGATCTGGCAGTTTTGTGTTATTTTAAAAAACGCTAAAATAGGCAGCAACTGTAATATCAACTGTAATGTATTCATAGAGAATGATGTGGTCATTGGAGATAATGTAACAATAAAGCCTGGAGTTCAGGTATGGGACGGAGTTACCCTTGAGGATAATGTTTTTATTGGTCCTAATGTAACTTTCACCAATGACTTAATTCCTCGTTCTAAGCAATATCCAATAGAATTCAGTAAGACTCTTGTGAAAAAGGGAGCTTCTATTGGGGCCAATGCAACGATCATTGCCGGTAATACCATTGGAGAAAATGCTTTAATCGGAGCTGGAAGTGTGATCACAAAAGATGTTCCGCCCAACACCGTTTGGTTTGGAAATCCGGCAAAGCAAAAAGGGACTATTATTAATGGAGAAATAACATATACAAACACTCATGATTAA
- a CDS encoding glycosyltransferase family 2 protein, with amino-acid sequence MRISVVIPVYNAEKFVSQAVDSVLQFDEVHEIILVEDESPDNALQICQQLAEKHERVKLYQHPDKKTMVPAQVGIWELKNQLVILLLF; translated from the coding sequence ATGAGGATCTCAGTAGTTATTCCCGTTTATAATGCAGAAAAGTTTGTTTCTCAGGCAGTAGACTCTGTGCTTCAGTTTGATGAAGTGCACGAAATTATTCTTGTTGAAGATGAATCCCCAGACAATGCATTACAAATCTGTCAGCAGCTCGCTGAAAAACATGAAAGAGTAAAGCTTTACCAGCACCCGGATAAAAAAACCATGGTGCCGGCCCAAGTAGGAATTTGGGAATTGAAAAATCAACTGGTGATTTTATTGCTTTTCTAG
- a CDS encoding glycosyltransferase family 2 protein, whose translation MTIKMPQIHIIIVTYNAMKWAERCFKSLRKSSVPVKCIVIDNGSTDGTQEYIKTNFPEVDFTQSESNLGFGKANNIGIEKAYKDGADFFYLMNQDAWLYENSMEKMLEVYNSHPNKNEIGIISPIHVDGSEKYLDIFLDQYIAKNYEKTRMISDLYFQTLKPYYEIHFVNAAHWLLPKKTIETIGGFNPYFFHYGEDDEYVNRVHFHQKKVLLVPGSKVVHDGVQLLHKIDFTKYEDVRIEINTLNPSLPNALRSEKKSLKKSMFKKLYNWRFQQV comes from the coding sequence ATGACAATAAAAATGCCTCAGATTCATATTATCATTGTTACCTACAACGCCATGAAATGGGCAGAAAGATGCTTTAAGAGCCTAAGAAAATCATCTGTTCCTGTAAAGTGTATTGTAATAGACAACGGATCTACGGATGGAACTCAGGAATACATCAAAACGAACTTTCCTGAAGTAGATTTCACCCAATCCGAATCTAATCTTGGATTCGGAAAGGCTAATAATATAGGCATTGAAAAGGCATATAAAGATGGTGCTGATTTCTTTTATCTGATGAATCAGGATGCATGGCTTTATGAAAACAGTATGGAAAAAATGCTGGAAGTATATAACAGCCATCCTAATAAGAATGAAATTGGTATCATAAGCCCTATTCATGTAGATGGTTCAGAAAAATACCTCGATATTTTCCTGGATCAGTATATTGCTAAGAATTACGAAAAAACAAGAATGATTTCGGATCTGTATTTTCAGACCCTGAAACCTTATTATGAGATTCATTTTGTGAATGCCGCTCACTGGCTGCTTCCAAAGAAAACCATAGAAACCATAGGAGGATTTAATCCTTATTTTTTCCATTATGGTGAAGATGATGAATATGTTAACAGAGTTCATTTTCATCAAAAGAAAGTTTTGCTGGTTCCGGGAAGTAAAGTAGTTCATGATGGTGTACAGCTTCTCCATAAAATAGACTTCACCAAATACGAAGATGTTCGTATCGAGATCAACACCCTGAACCCGAGTCTACCCAATGCGCTGCGATCAGAAAAGAAATCGCTGAAAAAAAGTATGTTTAAAAAACTTTATAACTGGAGATTTCAACAAGTATAA
- a CDS encoding glycosyltransferase family 2 protein — translation MKISVIIPVYNAEKYISKAVESALQLDEVYEVILVEDQSPDNALQICRELTQKYDRVKLFQHPDQGNHGAGASRNLGIEKASGDFIAFLDADDYYLSNRFDSEKELFKDPKIDGVFNAIGTEYLTEKGKEEFQSKFKEISLSTVNYPAEGEEVFKGLLSLTTKTFGTSFHLNSLTIRKAALEQSHLRFNKDLRVHQDSDFIIKLSYHCHLKTGNITEAVAMRGIHDNNRITKIVKYSPQYNQRQFLLWQSLNQWAVSHQIPSEPGKRIYLLYKSFDLSLKKGLVKYYNILEEALKNPEILKTQYRFTYYNR, via the coding sequence ATGAAAATATCAGTAATTATTCCCGTATACAATGCAGAAAAATACATTTCTAAAGCGGTAGAATCAGCTTTACAGCTTGATGAAGTATATGAAGTGATTTTGGTGGAAGATCAATCACCAGACAATGCACTACAGATCTGCCGTGAACTGACTCAAAAATATGATAGAGTAAAACTTTTTCAACATCCTGATCAGGGAAATCATGGTGCAGGAGCCAGCAGGAATCTTGGAATAGAAAAAGCTAGCGGAGATTTTATTGCATTTCTGGATGCAGACGACTATTATCTTTCTAACCGCTTTGATTCTGAAAAAGAACTTTTCAAAGACCCAAAGATAGATGGTGTTTTCAATGCGATAGGTACAGAATATCTTACTGAGAAAGGAAAAGAAGAGTTTCAGTCTAAATTTAAAGAAATATCACTGAGTACAGTTAATTATCCTGCGGAAGGAGAAGAAGTATTCAAGGGGCTTTTAAGTTTAACAACTAAAACTTTCGGTACATCTTTTCATCTTAATTCACTTACTATAAGAAAGGCTGCTTTGGAACAAAGCCACCTTCGTTTTAATAAAGACCTTCGTGTGCATCAGGATTCGGACTTTATTATCAAACTGTCCTACCACTGTCATTTAAAAACAGGCAATATAACAGAAGCTGTTGCCATGAGAGGCATTCATGATAATAACAGAATCACTAAAATTGTAAAATATTCACCACAATATAACCAGAGACAATTTCTTTTATGGCAATCCCTTAATCAATGGGCAGTTTCTCATCAGATTCCATCAGAACCTGGAAAAAGAATTTATTTACTATATAAATCATTTGATCTATCCTTAAAAAAAGGACTTGTCAAATACTATAATATTTTAGAGGAAGCCCTTAAAAATCCTGAAATACTAAAGACCCAATATCGTTTCACTTACTACAATAGATGA
- a CDS encoding FkbM family methyltransferase has protein sequence MPNYLKSLQSILFKEKPISFIKRKLNISYLDNRKLFTIHYNNRKTKIYLNKKFGFVDLYIFENGIYEKYIIDDIRSVLTKDKVLLDIGANIGQHSLLLAPYCKQIYSFEPIPDVYHEFNESIKKNNYQNIKLFNTAIGGSSAVKSFNYVAGHAGMSSFIETKNPGKKLINVQIEPLKKMISDAKFDVVKMDVEGYEAVVILENKDIFLKNRPIFFMEFCPSAIDEQGDHTSQELLQFFFDNNYKVYSRIHEKDFFTISPELFVNDNLIITPL, from the coding sequence ATGCCAAATTACTTAAAATCCCTTCAGAGTATATTGTTTAAAGAGAAACCAATCAGCTTTATCAAAAGAAAGCTGAATATATCATATCTTGATAACCGTAAGCTCTTCACCATTCATTATAACAATAGAAAAACCAAGATTTATCTTAATAAAAAATTTGGTTTCGTAGATCTCTATATTTTTGAAAATGGTATTTATGAAAAATATATTATTGATGATATAAGATCTGTTCTTACCAAAGACAAAGTATTGTTGGATATAGGTGCCAATATTGGCCAGCACAGCTTGCTTTTAGCTCCTTACTGCAAACAGATTTATTCATTTGAGCCCATTCCGGATGTCTATCATGAATTTAATGAAAGTATTAAAAAAAATAATTACCAGAACATCAAACTGTTCAATACAGCTATTGGAGGATCCTCTGCTGTAAAATCATTTAACTATGTTGCAGGACATGCGGGAATGAGTTCGTTTATTGAAACCAAAAATCCTGGAAAAAAATTGATCAATGTACAGATAGAACCTCTGAAAAAGATGATATCTGATGCAAAGTTTGATGTTGTTAAAATGGATGTCGAGGGATATGAGGCTGTTGTTATTCTGGAAAACAAAGATATTTTCTTAAAAAACAGGCCTATTTTCTTTATGGAATTTTGTCCATCCGCCATTGATGAACAGGGAGATCATACCTCTCAGGAATTGCTTCAATTCTTTTTTGACAATAATTATAAAGTGTACAGCAGAATACATGAAAAAGATTTTTTTACCATCAGCCCGGAGCTGTTCGTTAATGATAACCTAATTATCACTCCTCTTTAG
- a CDS encoding glycosyltransferase family 2 protein codes for MTPKVSVIVPCYNQAQYLDECLQSVLDQTHQNWECIIVNDGSTDTTEETAKKWIAKDPRFSYVYKENGGLSSARNAGLEKAQGDYIQFLDSDDMIHREKFSKSLIHHSEYPLMVSQFTIYRNHTHYPGYNHVEQEYLSFEGIVFGWDLKFSIPIHCSLISKELLKGFLFDTSLTSCEDWLMWIYVMKDYPKVFLVDEPLAHYRKEDNNSSMSSDLYKILHQRIKILPILKKLYGDDLHDRLAYHIIDVRSSQFIEMRSEFYKITGGRLISGYLNFKKYYYKLFQKRTKTGFCSKRGSVSVI; via the coding sequence ATGACTCCCAAAGTATCTGTTATCGTACCTTGCTACAATCAGGCTCAGTATCTTGATGAATGTCTTCAATCTGTTCTTGACCAGACACATCAAAACTGGGAGTGCATTATTGTCAATGACGGATCTACAGATACCACTGAGGAAACAGCTAAAAAATGGATTGCAAAAGACCCCCGATTCAGTTATGTTTACAAGGAAAACGGAGGGCTGTCTTCTGCAAGAAATGCGGGACTGGAAAAAGCACAGGGAGATTACATTCAGTTTTTAGATAGTGATGATATGATTCATCGTGAAAAATTTTCCAAAAGCCTGATTCATCATTCAGAATATCCGTTAATGGTAAGCCAATTTACTATTTACAGAAATCACACCCATTACCCCGGCTACAACCATGTAGAGCAGGAATACCTTTCTTTTGAAGGTATAGTATTCGGATGGGATTTAAAATTCAGTATCCCTATTCACTGTTCCCTGATCTCTAAAGAGCTCCTTAAAGGATTTCTTTTTGACACTTCTTTAACAAGCTGTGAAGACTGGCTGATGTGGATTTATGTCATGAAAGATTATCCGAAGGTTTTTCTTGTAGATGAACCACTGGCCCATTATCGTAAAGAAGACAATAATAGCAGTATGTCTTCAGACCTTTACAAAATTCTCCACCAGAGAATCAAAATCTTACCTATATTAAAAAAACTATATGGTGATGATCTTCATGACCGGTTAGCCTATCACATCATTGATGTACGCTCTTCTCAATTTATTGAAATGAGATCTGAATTCTATAAGATAACAGGAGGCAGATTGATATCCGGCTATCTGAATTTCAAAAAATATTATTATAAACTTTTTCAAAAAAGAACTAAAACCGGATTTTGCTCTAAAAGAGGTTCCGTTTCCGTTATATAA
- a CDS encoding asparagine synthetase B family protein, whose translation MGNNNEFIFASEIKAILASGLIQPKISTQGLSHYLQYGYVSSDQSIYSNIFTLPPAHQLIWKDGKFTVSRYYSLPAKDRAINLSDAKEEFLYLLKNAVKKQLIADVEVGSFLSGGLDSSSVVALVDEFLPHQTTISFGYDHKDNELKYAKEIADKYKTNHIEVHEKKSDLVTSLLKISPFFDEPFADASFIPHYEICRAARKNLTVVLSGDVGDELFGGYHFYTVENKLKKHFSYRNIIAQFGLKLYQQIKPTSFLTRKNMEFSSIMDFHLNDVRNAFNKKERDLLGVSSDYLQTYSFTPNPDSLNDIMRIDLENYVPANMMVKSDRMAMANSLEVRTPFLDLDFAEFCIQLPDQLKLNDSNDKIILREAMGSYWTETIRSRHKQGFGLGVKNWFAEENLITLSNDLLKDPNHKVFNFIDFKASQSFLDKDERHWNLLQLALWADNNKSYL comes from the coding sequence ATTGGCAACAACAATGAATTTATTTTTGCTTCAGAAATCAAAGCCATTTTAGCTTCAGGGCTTATCCAACCTAAAATAAGTACCCAGGGGCTCTCCCATTATCTTCAATATGGATATGTAAGTTCTGATCAGAGCATTTATAGTAATATTTTCACCCTTCCACCAGCTCATCAGCTGATTTGGAAAGACGGAAAATTTACAGTTTCCCGTTATTATAGCCTTCCGGCAAAAGACAGAGCAATAAATCTTTCTGATGCTAAGGAAGAATTTCTGTATCTGTTGAAAAATGCCGTAAAAAAGCAGCTTATTGCAGATGTAGAAGTAGGAAGCTTCCTGAGCGGAGGTTTAGACTCTTCATCTGTTGTTGCGCTGGTAGATGAATTCTTACCTCATCAGACCACCATTAGCTTCGGATATGACCATAAAGACAATGAACTGAAGTATGCCAAGGAAATTGCTGATAAATATAAAACCAATCATATTGAGGTTCATGAGAAGAAATCTGATCTGGTTACCTCTCTTTTAAAAATATCGCCATTTTTTGATGAACCTTTTGCCGATGCCTCCTTTATCCCTCACTATGAGATATGCAGAGCAGCCAGAAAGAATCTTACGGTTGTATTATCCGGTGATGTAGGAGATGAGCTATTCGGAGGGTATCATTTCTATACCGTTGAAAATAAATTAAAAAAGCATTTTAGCTATAGGAATATTATTGCTCAGTTTGGATTAAAGCTATATCAGCAAATAAAACCTACCTCGTTTCTTACTCGTAAAAATATGGAGTTTTCATCTATTATGGATTTTCATCTGAATGATGTAAGAAATGCTTTTAATAAGAAAGAACGCGACCTTCTTGGAGTTTCTTCTGATTACCTGCAGACTTATAGTTTTACTCCCAATCCGGATTCTCTGAACGATATCATGAGAATAGATTTGGAAAATTATGTTCCTGCTAATATGATGGTAAAGTCCGACCGAATGGCAATGGCTAATTCTTTAGAAGTAAGAACTCCATTCCTGGATCTGGACTTTGCTGAATTTTGTATCCAATTACCAGATCAGCTGAAACTTAATGACAGTAATGATAAAATCATTCTTCGAGAGGCCATGGGTTCTTATTGGACAGAAACCATCAGATCACGCCACAAACAAGGATTTGGGCTTGGAGTAAAGAATTGGTTTGCAGAAGAAAATCTGATAACCCTTTCCAATGACCTGCTAAAAGATCCGAATCATAAAGTATTTAATTTTATTGATTTTAAAGCATCCCAGAGTTTCCTTGACAAGGATGAAAGACATTGGAATCTTTTACAACTTGCCTTATGGGCTGATAATAATAAATCATATTTATAA
- a CDS encoding glycosyltransferase family 2 protein — MKISVIIPVYNAEKYISKAVESALQLDEVYEVILIEDQSPDNALQICSELAKKYEQVKLFQHPDLKNHGAGASRNLGIEKATGDFIAFLDADDYFLPNRFTAEKELFKDSKIDGVFNAIGTEYLTEKGREEFMSNINDSELLTVNYPAEGNEVFRGLLGLTPRVFGSFFTLDALTIRRHSLESKKLRFNEALRLHQDSDFIIKLAHLCHLKSGIINIPVAMRGMHDDNRISKIVRYSPQYNQRQSLFWNSLYEWSKLSSLEADAAHHIYLQNKAFELSSKKVSSK, encoded by the coding sequence ATGAAGATCTCAGTAATTATTCCTGTATATAATGCGGAAAAATATATATCAAAAGCAGTAGAATCTGCCTTACAGCTCGATGAAGTCTATGAAGTGATTTTAATAGAAGATCAATCTCCAGATAATGCGCTTCAGATATGTTCGGAATTGGCGAAAAAATATGAGCAGGTAAAACTTTTCCAACATCCTGACCTGAAAAATCATGGTGCCGGAGCCAGCAGAAATCTCGGAATAGAAAAAGCAACTGGGGATTTCATCGCATTTCTGGATGCCGATGATTATTTTCTTCCCAATAGATTTACCGCTGAAAAAGAACTTTTTAAAGATTCAAAAATAGATGGAGTCTTTAATGCTATTGGCACCGAATATCTTACTGAAAAAGGGAGAGAGGAATTTATGTCTAATATCAATGATAGTGAACTTCTAACCGTTAACTATCCTGCAGAAGGAAATGAAGTATTCAGGGGATTACTGGGACTTACTCCCAGAGTTTTTGGTTCGTTCTTCACTTTAGATGCGCTTACTATCAGAAGGCATTCTCTTGAATCTAAAAAATTAAGATTTAATGAAGCGCTGCGCCTTCATCAGGATTCGGATTTTATTATCAAACTGGCCCATCTATGTCATTTGAAATCCGGTATTATTAATATTCCCGTTGCCATGAGGGGAATGCATGATGACAACAGGATTTCCAAGATTGTAAGATACTCGCCACAATATAACCAGAGACAATCTCTTTTCTGGAATTCGCTCTATGAATGGTCTAAATTATCTTCTCTGGAAGCTGATGCCGCCCATCATATTTACCTTCAAAATAAAGCATTTGAACTCTCTTCAAAAAAGGTTTCTTCAAAATAA
- a CDS encoding glycosyltransferase family 2 protein — MASIYVIIVTYNAMQWAEKCFTSLRHSSIPVKCITIDNGSTDGTQEYITTHFHEVDFIQSAENLGFGKANNLGIEKAYKEGADFFYLMNQDAWIYPDSFQQILDVYNHYPDHKQIGILSPMHLDGSEKKFDLHFEDYLAKDLRNNRMLSDIYFGEKKTYYEIRFVNAAHWCIPRGIIEKVGGFNPYFFHGAEDYEYVNRITYFGLKILVCSQSKVVHDTVQSFYKEEPKNKEELLQNKRLSMIMQRETKYLDLNYPYDTKREKKALFSFALKMGAKGNRSEYKFYMEQYKYFSEKFNEIETARKTAMTAQHPFLNI; from the coding sequence ATGGCCAGTATTTATGTTATTATTGTTACTTACAATGCCATGCAATGGGCAGAAAAATGTTTTACAAGCTTAAGACATTCTTCTATTCCTGTTAAATGCATCACCATAGACAACGGCTCTACTGATGGGACACAGGAATATATAACTACTCATTTTCATGAAGTAGATTTTATACAGTCTGCTGAAAATCTTGGGTTTGGAAAAGCCAATAATTTAGGAATTGAAAAAGCCTATAAAGAAGGTGCTGATTTTTTCTACCTGATGAATCAGGATGCCTGGATCTATCCGGATAGCTTTCAACAGATTTTGGATGTGTATAATCATTACCCTGATCATAAGCAGATCGGGATTTTAAGTCCTATGCATCTTGATGGGAGCGAGAAAAAGTTTGATCTACATTTTGAAGACTATCTTGCCAAAGACCTAAGGAATAACCGGATGCTTTCAGACATCTATTTTGGCGAAAAAAAGACATATTATGAAATTCGCTTTGTAAATGCAGCACACTGGTGTATTCCCAGAGGTATTATTGAAAAAGTAGGCGGTTTTAATCCTTATTTCTTTCATGGGGCCGAAGATTATGAATACGTTAACCGTATAACCTATTTCGGACTCAAAATACTAGTATGCTCTCAAAGCAAAGTGGTACACGACACAGTACAGTCCTTTTATAAAGAAGAACCTAAGAATAAAGAGGAGCTGCTACAGAATAAAAGGCTTTCCATGATTATGCAGAGGGAAACAAAATACCTTGATCTTAACTATCCTTATGATACTAAAAGAGAGAAAAAAGCTCTATTTTCTTTTGCCCTTAAAATGGGAGCTAAAGGAAATAGGAGTGAGTATAAATTTTATATGGAGCAGTATAAATATTTCTCCGAAAAATTTAATGAAATTGAAACAGCCCGAAAAACAGCAATGACCGCTCAACACCCATTCCTGAATATTTAA
- a CDS encoding glycosyltransferase produces MPKRKRLLFVTNSLQKAGSEKYTFEIVKNIDKSLFDVEVLTTADVHLNKKFPHVYYFELKKLGIKIHTTLYRPGEIQPSFINLLPLKKVSNYILFRINRYRRSSLYNKRLRKLFSSFDAVILVDALFFHHIKNNLDPGIYFETHLMCHQAQFNRDFKIYDAYDKNSTEYNFVYADEYQLSEIEAQEVKIKNTFGFPLSINVDDLNPVDYHKIVEKKEFNIGVFTRINRIKPIDKILEAFEILKNLNAEVKLKIFGHIQDPDYHKELMEIIKNKGLNHHISFEGHAENMLEGIKEKNVSLAWIVSIYEYVGYAATELCMNNIPIILDNIDGNNSIKPIDNETSIPPYFYTPSELAKHTHYIISNNKLEELQQLETDQFLSHHDLEKNISKYEQYLLKTLKNQEEKIQ; encoded by the coding sequence ATGCCAAAAAGGAAAAGACTTTTATTTGTAACCAATTCATTACAAAAAGCGGGATCTGAAAAATATACTTTTGAAATAGTAAAGAATATAGATAAATCGCTGTTTGATGTGGAAGTATTGACCACTGCTGATGTTCATCTAAATAAAAAATTTCCGCATGTTTATTATTTTGAACTCAAGAAATTAGGCATAAAGATTCACACTACTCTTTACAGGCCGGGAGAAATTCAACCGTCTTTCATCAATCTTCTTCCTCTCAAAAAAGTCTCTAATTATATTCTATTCAGAATTAACAGATATAGAAGAAGCAGTCTGTACAACAAAAGACTACGTAAGCTTTTTAGTTCTTTTGATGCGGTCATCCTGGTGGATGCTTTATTCTTTCATCATATAAAAAATAACCTTGATCCAGGTATCTACTTTGAAACGCATTTGATGTGCCATCAGGCCCAGTTTAATAGGGATTTCAAAATTTATGATGCCTATGACAAAAATTCTACTGAATATAATTTTGTATATGCTGATGAATATCAATTAAGCGAAATAGAAGCCCAGGAAGTTAAAATAAAAAATACCTTTGGATTCCCATTATCAATAAATGTTGATGATTTGAATCCTGTAGATTACCACAAAATTGTGGAAAAGAAGGAATTTAATATTGGTGTCTTTACAAGAATCAATCGAATAAAGCCTATTGACAAGATTTTGGAAGCTTTTGAGATTTTAAAAAATTTAAATGCTGAAGTAAAACTTAAAATCTTTGGCCACATTCAAGATCCTGATTATCATAAAGAATTAATGGAGATCATTAAAAATAAAGGACTCAATCATCATATTTCGTTTGAAGGTCATGCTGAAAACATGTTGGAAGGGATTAAAGAAAAGAATGTTTCTCTTGCATGGATTGTCTCCATCTATGAATATGTAGGATATGCTGCCACTGAATTATGTATGAATAATATCCCTATTATTCTGGATAATATTGATGGAAATAATTCAATAAAGCCTATTGACAATGAGACATCTATCCCACCCTATTTTTACACCCCTTCAGAACTGGCAAAACATACGCATTATATCATATCCAACAACAAGTTAGAAGAGTTGCAGCAGTTGGAAACAGATCAATTTTTATCTCACCATGATCTTGAGAAAAATATAAGCAAGTACGAACAATACCTGCTAAAAACACTTAAAAACCAAGAAGAAAAAATCCAATAA